The following are from one region of the Stigmatella ashevillena genome:
- a CDS encoding response regulator, which translates to MSRVLVIDDSPMLVELTVRALTAAGYQASGAMDLASLEQKLAEGPFALILMDVNMPEMFGDDVVEYLRSQKKVTSKLVLYSDIPETELATKARASGADGYILKGGGLEAVLEGVTRLIGLPAPDVVAAQEALAAAAAVAPPAASPAPAASAPSTGALPSAPKTGGRKPRILIVDDSEMTARIIEADLVTKGFEVHVADTADKATKIILKKQTRPDLVLLDVRMPNVNGEQFCRFIKSNSLFKGIKVLLCSGENVEELQRICREAGADGYVPKDAVMSSLVARELSPAPAAPQE; encoded by the coding sequence ATGTCTCGCGTACTGGTCATTGACGATAGCCCGATGCTGGTGGAGCTCACCGTCCGGGCACTTACCGCGGCCGGCTACCAGGCAAGCGGCGCAATGGACCTGGCGAGCCTGGAGCAGAAGCTCGCGGAAGGCCCATTCGCGCTCATCCTCATGGACGTCAACATGCCGGAGATGTTCGGCGACGACGTCGTGGAGTACCTCCGCAGCCAGAAGAAGGTCACCTCGAAGCTGGTGCTCTACTCGGACATCCCCGAGACGGAGCTGGCGACCAAGGCACGCGCCTCGGGGGCGGACGGCTACATTCTCAAGGGAGGTGGCCTGGAAGCCGTGCTCGAAGGGGTGACACGGCTCATCGGCCTGCCGGCCCCCGACGTGGTGGCCGCGCAAGAGGCCCTGGCCGCCGCCGCGGCGGTAGCGCCCCCCGCGGCCTCCCCTGCCCCCGCGGCCTCCGCCCCGAGCACGGGAGCCCTGCCCTCCGCCCCGAAGACGGGCGGGCGCAAGCCGCGCATCTTGATCGTGGATGACAGCGAGATGACGGCCCGAATCATCGAGGCGGACCTGGTCACCAAGGGCTTCGAGGTTCACGTCGCGGACACGGCGGACAAGGCGACGAAGATCATCCTCAAGAAGCAGACGCGGCCGGATCTCGTGCTGCTGGACGTGCGGATGCCGAACGTGAACGGCGAGCAGTTCTGCCGCTTCATCAAGAGCAACAGCCTCTTCAAGGGCATCAAGGTCCTGTTGTGTTCAGGAGAGAACGTCGAGGAGCTCCAGCGCATCTGCCGGGAGGCGGGCGCCGACGGCTACGTCCCCAAGGACGCGGTGATGAGCAGCCTGGTGGCGCGCGAGCTGAGCCCGGCCCCTGCGGCCCCCCAGGAGTAA
- a CDS encoding chemotaxis protein CheW — MAPDRALAAQARPEQEFFCFRVAGLRLGVPSENVLEVLRAGLMTPLPRSPSFLLGVTGHRGEVLPVLDLLRFLAKGEARIMPRTRIFVGISGNYVAGVVADTVLGLRRILVSDILPPPVGADAATEHLLGVVQGATAEETINLLNFSKLLQTARQRAVAR, encoded by the coding sequence ATTGCTCCGGACCGGGCCCTGGCCGCTCAGGCGCGTCCCGAGCAAGAGTTTTTCTGCTTCCGTGTAGCCGGTCTTCGCCTGGGGGTACCCAGCGAGAACGTCCTGGAAGTGCTTCGGGCGGGCCTGATGACGCCTTTGCCACGCTCTCCCTCGTTCCTTCTGGGGGTTACTGGACACCGGGGCGAGGTCCTCCCGGTGCTGGATCTGCTCCGTTTCCTGGCCAAGGGGGAGGCGCGCATCATGCCCCGGACCCGGATATTCGTGGGCATCAGCGGCAACTACGTCGCGGGCGTGGTGGCCGACACGGTGCTGGGGCTGCGCCGCATTCTCGTCTCCGACATCCTCCCGCCCCCGGTGGGAGCCGACGCCGCCACCGAGCACCTGCTGGGGGTCGTCCAGGGGGCCACGGCCGAGGAGACCATCAACCTGCTCAATTTCTCCAAGCTCCTCCAGACGGCACGGCAGCGGGCGGTGGCGCGATGA
- a CDS encoding radical SAM protein, whose protein sequence is MKPAPKLLFADPQGRVMEHPYLIATLRSGEELVPPQDRPIPLPATGRLVHLPGRLPVGLDPETGELELVREMKVGGKTFVPNAVGALLPPGYTRTFLPGEVKGDGPILPQWAYTAAAWGKDGPVAWAIHTDKRSHWDPENYSTPQMRQLVDKHLQRFPDNRVLKQLKTCALLYRCFTSQNVFYVRDEGAIPASVMCNARCVGCISDQPADGPPASHERMEDGPSGEEMGAIGVYHLENAPGRTMISFGQGCEGEPLTRYKAIAEAIRYMRARTDKGSININTNASLTHGLETLFDAGLDAIRVSLNSAVKDLYEAYYKPVKYTWEDVEASIALAHKRGAYLALNLLLFPGVTDREGEVQALERLVSKYQVHQVQTRSLCIDPLQYLEVARERGAGGEPVGIRELLQRLKAARPGLIIGNFARGLEERAVPASRK, encoded by the coding sequence ATGAAGCCGGCACCCAAGTTGCTGTTCGCGGATCCTCAAGGGCGGGTGATGGAACACCCCTACTTGATCGCCACCTTGCGGAGCGGGGAGGAACTCGTGCCCCCGCAGGACCGTCCCATCCCGCTCCCCGCCACGGGAAGGCTCGTCCATTTGCCTGGGCGTCTGCCCGTCGGGCTGGATCCCGAGACGGGAGAGCTGGAACTGGTGCGCGAGATGAAGGTGGGCGGGAAGACCTTCGTGCCCAATGCGGTGGGCGCGCTGTTGCCGCCGGGTTACACCCGCACCTTTCTTCCGGGCGAGGTGAAGGGGGACGGGCCCATTCTCCCGCAGTGGGCATACACCGCCGCCGCGTGGGGAAAGGATGGGCCCGTGGCCTGGGCCATCCACACCGACAAGAGATCCCACTGGGATCCCGAGAACTACTCCACGCCGCAGATGCGCCAACTCGTGGACAAGCACCTCCAGCGCTTCCCGGACAACCGAGTCCTCAAGCAGCTCAAGACGTGCGCCTTGCTGTACCGCTGCTTCACCTCGCAGAACGTCTTCTATGTGCGCGATGAGGGGGCCATCCCCGCGTCGGTCATGTGCAACGCGCGCTGCGTGGGGTGCATCTCGGATCAGCCCGCGGATGGCCCCCCGGCGTCCCATGAGCGCATGGAGGATGGCCCGTCGGGCGAGGAGATGGGCGCCATCGGCGTGTACCATCTGGAGAACGCGCCGGGCCGGACGATGATCAGCTTCGGCCAGGGGTGCGAAGGGGAGCCGCTCACCCGCTACAAGGCCATCGCCGAGGCCATCCGCTACATGCGGGCGCGCACGGACAAGGGCTCCATCAACATCAACACCAACGCGAGCCTGACGCATGGCCTGGAGACGCTGTTCGATGCGGGACTGGATGCGATCCGCGTCTCGCTCAACTCGGCGGTGAAGGATCTCTACGAGGCCTATTACAAGCCGGTGAAGTACACCTGGGAAGACGTGGAGGCCTCCATCGCGCTGGCCCACAAGCGCGGGGCTTACCTGGCCCTCAACCTGCTGCTGTTTCCGGGCGTCACCGACCGGGAGGGCGAGGTGCAGGCCCTGGAGCGGCTGGTGAGCAAGTACCAGGTCCATCAGGTGCAGACCCGGTCGCTGTGCATTGATCCACTCCAGTACCTGGAGGTGGCACGGGAGCGGGGCGCGGGCGGAGAGCCCGTGGGCATCCGCGAGCTGCTTCAGCGCCTGAAGGCGGCCCGGCCCGGCCTCATCATCGGCAACTTCGCGCGGGGCCTGGAAGAGCGGGCTGTCCCCGCCAGCCGCAAATGA
- a CDS encoding polyhydroxyalkanoic acid system family protein, whose protein sequence is MGTMKFEVPHSLPKDEVKKRVEQLLQYWGSKYGVKADWAGDGAKLVGKVMGINLDASFVITDKAVQGEGTDPGMLLRSQAKNYLQKKFGAVLDPGKSLTDVKGNLD, encoded by the coding sequence ATGGGCACGATGAAGTTCGAGGTTCCCCACTCCTTGCCAAAGGACGAAGTGAAGAAGCGCGTCGAGCAACTGCTGCAGTACTGGGGCAGCAAGTACGGCGTGAAGGCGGACTGGGCCGGTGACGGCGCCAAGCTCGTGGGCAAGGTGATGGGCATCAACCTGGACGCCAGCTTCGTCATCACCGACAAGGCGGTTCAGGGCGAGGGCACCGATCCGGGCATGCTGCTGCGCAGCCAGGCGAAGAACTATCTCCAGAAGAAGTTCGGAGCGGTGCTGGATCCGGGCAAGAGCCTGACGGACGTGAAGGGCAACCTGGACTAG
- a CDS encoding chemotaxis protein CheB, which translates to MLLVGSGLRLLARHLFQGETLTSAGECSFADALDTVEDETPDAILVDLTSVEALEAIAQVMAERPTPILAMSSGVLTRDEAFKALALGALDVVERTPVPGADFWQTIARQLVMLSQVRVVRHVQGKVRRRAPPPPVDGAEPPFPLVAIAASLGGPRALSILLRSLPKDFPAAVCICQHISVGFTEGLAHWLASETGLRVMEAPHDEKMVPGTAYIAPSGAHLVVRPEGWLHLDPRPPVRGFRPSCDLLLSSAAESFGRRCIGVILTGMGKDGARGLKEIRERGGRTIAQNAETCVVYGMPREAVQLGAAEEILPLDRIGPTLLEWVETC; encoded by the coding sequence GTGTTGCTGGTGGGAAGCGGACTCCGCCTCCTGGCACGGCACCTCTTTCAAGGAGAGACGCTCACCTCGGCCGGCGAGTGTTCCTTCGCCGACGCCCTGGACACGGTAGAGGACGAGACTCCGGACGCCATTCTCGTCGATCTGACGTCGGTGGAGGCCCTGGAAGCCATTGCGCAGGTGATGGCGGAGCGGCCCACCCCCATCCTCGCCATGAGCTCGGGCGTGTTGACGCGCGACGAGGCGTTCAAGGCCTTGGCGCTCGGAGCGCTCGACGTGGTGGAGCGGACGCCCGTGCCCGGGGCGGACTTCTGGCAGACCATCGCGCGCCAACTGGTGATGCTCTCGCAGGTGCGCGTGGTGCGTCACGTTCAGGGCAAGGTGCGTCGGCGGGCCCCGCCGCCCCCCGTGGATGGGGCCGAGCCCCCGTTTCCCTTGGTGGCCATTGCCGCCTCCCTGGGAGGCCCCCGGGCGCTCTCCATCCTGCTGCGCAGTCTCCCCAAGGATTTCCCGGCGGCGGTCTGTATTTGTCAACACATCAGCGTGGGTTTCACGGAAGGGTTGGCACACTGGCTGGCCTCGGAAACAGGCCTCCGGGTGATGGAGGCCCCCCACGATGAGAAGATGGTGCCGGGCACGGCATACATCGCCCCCTCGGGCGCCCACCTGGTGGTCCGGCCAGAAGGGTGGCTCCACTTGGACCCTCGCCCCCCGGTACGAGGGTTCCGGCCTTCATGTGATCTCCTGCTATCCTCTGCTGCGGAGTCATTCGGGCGGCGGTGTATCGGGGTCATTCTCACGGGCATGGGGAAGGATGGGGCGCGCGGGTTGAAGGAGATCCGTGAGCGGGGTGGCAGAACCATCGCGCAAAACGCAGAAACATGTGTTGTTTACGGAATGCCGCGTGAAGCGGTGCAACTGGGTGCCGCGGAGGAGATCCTTCCGTTGGATCGGATCGGACCCACACTCCTAGAGTGGGTGGAGACGTGCTGA
- a CDS encoding hybrid sensor histidine kinase/response regulator — MDTEALKKSLLKKFQEVTADRLQKIQLGVLDLEKDNADQAADDVARELHTMKGEARMLGLAAIGQLAHAAEDMLRAERDGKTATEVATDLLLRACDVLSDLTDDLPGAHTGTEASEEMCKTLASVSGHPMPPLGNKPPQPRPAPSPPPAPAAAPPAPVAPPPRAPVVAEAPVAAPPPPAPVVAPAKPEEEAAPAAAAAKSSIADRSIRVNVEILDSLGLLAGDLLVESARGRLRGSETATLFERFSRLGDRFLHLGERLHLAAEMRSELEGIESDLHMLRDDAFRFVRRNEDGLNTLHGNLAKMADSVAEARLVPLSTVFDAFPRAVRELSRAQGKEVDLVIENADVGVDRSMLADVRDALVHLLRNSVDHGLEVPDARQQLGKPAMGRLRIRVRIDGDMLQIDVEDDGRGIDPERLRAVAINKRLITQTQAAALSERETIDLIFRPGFSTREQVSEISGRGVGMDVVKRKVESLGGSVGVVSRQGRGTTITLRLPQSLALMKVLLVRLGDDVYGIPAADVVAVTRVKPEDRMEVFGTLAVKHRNKPTALVALGPLLGVNGGNRLDKPPAVVVRHGDDHAALVVDGFVDEREVAVKPCGGEFLKGAAFIAGTAALEDGRIAVLCHVPDIMAEVRRMARPVTQQPQAKRLRVLLVDDSPIARATEGALVKALGHSVEEAQDGEEAYAKVQHTSYDLILTDVQMPKLDGFSFTRRLKTTPAVARIPVIILSSLASPEDKRRGLEAGADGYLVKGELGVESLALTIERLT, encoded by the coding sequence ATGGATACCGAGGCCCTCAAGAAATCCCTCCTGAAGAAGTTCCAGGAGGTCACCGCAGACCGGCTCCAGAAGATCCAACTCGGGGTGCTCGACCTCGAGAAGGACAACGCGGACCAGGCTGCGGACGATGTCGCGCGCGAGCTGCACACGATGAAGGGCGAGGCCCGCATGTTGGGGCTCGCCGCCATCGGTCAGTTGGCGCACGCCGCCGAGGACATGCTGCGCGCCGAGCGCGACGGCAAGACGGCCACCGAGGTGGCCACTGACCTGCTCTTGCGGGCCTGCGACGTCTTGTCCGATCTCACCGATGACCTGCCCGGCGCCCACACGGGCACGGAGGCCAGCGAGGAGATGTGCAAGACGCTCGCGAGCGTCTCCGGCCACCCCATGCCGCCCCTGGGGAACAAGCCTCCCCAGCCTCGGCCCGCGCCCTCTCCTCCGCCCGCGCCCGCCGCCGCCCCTCCCGCACCCGTGGCGCCGCCTCCGCGCGCCCCTGTGGTGGCCGAGGCGCCCGTAGCCGCGCCGCCCCCGCCTGCGCCCGTGGTGGCGCCCGCCAAGCCGGAGGAGGAGGCGGCCCCCGCCGCCGCGGCCGCCAAGTCTTCCATCGCCGATCGCAGCATTCGCGTGAACGTCGAGATCCTCGACTCGCTCGGGTTGCTCGCGGGCGACCTGCTCGTGGAGAGCGCTCGTGGGAGGCTGAGGGGCTCGGAGACGGCCACCTTGTTCGAGCGTTTCTCCCGCCTGGGCGATCGTTTCCTGCACCTGGGCGAGCGGCTCCACCTCGCCGCGGAGATGCGCTCGGAGTTGGAGGGCATCGAGAGCGATCTGCACATGCTGCGCGACGATGCGTTCCGCTTCGTGCGCCGCAACGAGGACGGCCTCAACACCCTGCACGGCAACCTGGCCAAGATGGCCGACTCCGTAGCGGAGGCCCGGCTGGTGCCGCTGTCCACCGTGTTCGACGCTTTCCCCCGCGCGGTGCGCGAGCTGTCGCGTGCCCAGGGCAAGGAGGTGGATCTGGTCATCGAGAACGCCGACGTCGGCGTGGACCGCTCCATGCTCGCCGATGTGCGTGACGCGCTCGTTCACCTGCTGCGCAACTCGGTGGATCACGGCCTGGAAGTGCCCGATGCCCGGCAGCAGCTCGGCAAGCCCGCCATGGGACGGCTGCGCATCCGCGTCCGCATTGACGGGGACATGCTCCAGATCGACGTGGAGGATGACGGGCGTGGCATCGATCCCGAGCGGCTCAGGGCGGTGGCCATCAACAAGCGGCTCATCACCCAGACCCAGGCCGCGGCGCTCTCCGAGCGCGAGACGATCGATCTCATCTTCCGTCCTGGCTTCTCCACCCGCGAGCAGGTCAGCGAGATCTCCGGCCGCGGCGTGGGCATGGACGTGGTGAAGCGAAAGGTGGAGTCCCTGGGAGGCTCGGTGGGCGTCGTCAGCCGTCAGGGCCGGGGCACCACCATCACCCTGCGCCTGCCGCAGTCGCTGGCGTTGATGAAGGTCCTCCTGGTCCGCCTCGGAGACGACGTCTACGGCATTCCCGCGGCGGACGTCGTGGCCGTGACGCGCGTCAAGCCGGAGGACCGGATGGAGGTCTTCGGCACACTGGCGGTGAAGCACCGCAACAAGCCCACCGCGCTCGTGGCCCTCGGGCCCCTGCTGGGCGTCAACGGAGGCAACCGCCTCGACAAGCCCCCCGCCGTGGTGGTGCGTCACGGAGACGATCACGCCGCCTTGGTGGTGGATGGCTTCGTCGACGAGCGCGAGGTGGCCGTCAAGCCGTGTGGAGGGGAGTTCCTCAAGGGCGCCGCCTTCATCGCGGGCACTGCGGCGCTGGAGGATGGGCGCATCGCGGTGCTGTGCCATGTGCCGGACATCATGGCCGAGGTGCGTCGCATGGCGCGCCCCGTCACCCAGCAGCCCCAGGCCAAGCGGCTGCGCGTGCTGCTGGTGGATGACTCTCCCATCGCCCGGGCCACCGAGGGCGCGCTCGTCAAGGCGCTCGGCCACTCCGTGGAAGAGGCCCAGGATGGCGAAGAGGCCTACGCCAAGGTCCAGCACACCTCGTATGATCTCATCCTCACCGATGTGCAGATGCCCAAGCTGGATGGCTTCTCGTTCACCCGGCGGTTGAAGACCACGCCCGCGGTGGCGCGCATTCCCGTGATCATCCTGTCCTCGCTGGCCTCTCCCGAGGACAAGCGGCGGGGATTGGAGGCGGGGGCGGATGGGTACCTTGTCAAAGGTGAGCTGGGCGTGGAGAGTCTGGCCCTGACCATCGAGCGGCTGACATGA
- a CDS encoding CheR family methyltransferase — MLNVSQKALQQLAALLLERAGLKITPDGYHSLRLALSTRMPVAGISDPEVYVQRLRDIGGEQELRSLLPLVTVGHTEFFRDPKQFRALERFILPQLLAKARREMRRVCIWSAGCATGEEAYSVAMVMAELGALAVEVDLWATDLNLAAVESARLGRFSVRRSSGISSERLERFFHPVEDGMEVQPTLREYVRFEGQNLAAPTFDAVTPGSLDLILCRNVIIYFDLPTIRALMDRFLVALRPGGLLFLGYSESLFKVYDRFEMIEVDGAFVYRRPLLGVARVKTTPVPMSPLMSPPVSTPVPLAVSPAGTTPRPAPSFSRLRPPDAPMPMSPAPRSSLLEQATTASLRNGAEPARPSRLTLEVPAPDPRLVRTTEVPGGAKIFPPAERLKQAVRKMTQSDFTAAIHDVEKLLIDEPGHLDALLTLGNLYSLTGRIAEAREAFAQALVREPLCVEARIFGGVAALQAGNLVEARSEFGKALFLEPTLALGHYLLAQVQERTQDRDGARRSYRNAIAQLRFPQRPLAGHYPDIPDSADAIARVARYALAALEEEGH, encoded by the coding sequence GTGCTGAACGTGAGCCAGAAGGCTTTGCAGCAGCTCGCCGCCCTTCTCCTGGAGCGGGCCGGTCTGAAAATCACACCCGATGGTTACCACAGCCTCCGGCTGGCCCTGTCCACGCGCATGCCCGTGGCGGGCATCAGTGATCCCGAGGTCTACGTCCAGAGGCTCCGAGACATCGGGGGAGAGCAGGAGCTGCGCTCGCTGCTGCCCCTGGTCACGGTGGGCCACACGGAGTTCTTCCGGGACCCCAAGCAGTTCCGGGCGCTCGAGCGGTTCATCCTTCCGCAGCTTCTGGCCAAGGCGCGGCGGGAGATGCGCCGGGTGTGCATCTGGTCGGCCGGGTGCGCCACGGGGGAGGAGGCGTACAGCGTGGCCATGGTCATGGCGGAGCTGGGCGCGCTGGCCGTCGAGGTGGACTTGTGGGCCACGGATCTCAACCTGGCCGCGGTGGAGTCTGCCCGGCTGGGGCGCTTCTCGGTGCGGCGCTCCTCGGGCATCTCCTCCGAGCGGCTGGAGCGCTTCTTCCATCCGGTCGAGGATGGCATGGAAGTGCAGCCCACGCTGCGCGAGTACGTGCGCTTCGAGGGGCAGAACCTCGCCGCGCCCACCTTCGACGCGGTGACGCCGGGCTCGTTGGATCTCATCCTGTGCCGCAACGTCATCATCTATTTCGATCTGCCCACCATCCGCGCGCTGATGGACCGCTTCCTGGTCGCGCTGCGGCCCGGGGGGCTGCTCTTCCTGGGGTACTCGGAGAGCCTCTTCAAGGTCTATGACCGCTTCGAGATGATCGAGGTGGACGGAGCGTTCGTCTACCGGCGGCCCCTGTTGGGCGTGGCCCGCGTGAAGACGACCCCCGTCCCGATGTCCCCGCTGATGTCCCCTCCGGTGTCCACGCCGGTGCCCCTGGCCGTCTCCCCGGCGGGGACGACGCCTCGGCCCGCGCCCTCCTTCAGCCGGTTGCGTCCTCCGGATGCCCCCATGCCGATGAGCCCCGCGCCCCGGTCTTCCTTGCTGGAGCAGGCGACCACCGCTTCCCTCCGCAACGGCGCCGAACCGGCTCGCCCGTCGCGTCTCACGCTGGAGGTGCCCGCCCCGGATCCCCGGTTGGTGCGCACCACCGAGGTGCCCGGGGGGGCCAAGATTTTTCCGCCCGCCGAGCGGCTGAAGCAGGCGGTGCGGAAGATGACGCAGAGCGACTTCACCGCCGCCATCCATGACGTGGAGAAGCTGCTGATCGACGAGCCGGGCCACCTGGATGCGCTGCTGACGCTTGGCAACCTCTACTCGCTCACGGGCCGCATCGCGGAGGCCCGCGAGGCCTTCGCCCAGGCCCTGGTCCGGGAGCCGCTGTGCGTGGAGGCCCGCATCTTCGGGGGTGTGGCGGCGCTTCAAGCGGGCAACCTGGTCGAGGCCCGCTCCGAGTTTGGCAAGGCGCTCTTTCTGGAGCCTACCCTGGCCCTCGGCCACTACCTGCTCGCCCAGGTGCAGGAGCGGACCCAGGATCGCGACGGGGCCCGGCGCAGCTACCGCAATGCCATCGCGCAGCTGCGTTTTCCCCAGCGCCCGCTCGCGGGCCACTACCCGGACATTCCGGATTCAGCCGATGCCATTGCCCGGGTTGCCCGCTACGCGCTCGCGGCGCTGGAGGAAGAGGGGCACTAG
- a CDS encoding DUF1015 family protein yields MARVLPFPALLSTLGSRLETDGAPSRGVPHPSHVRSLLEAPNPDAELGRWRASGAVLKDPRPALYVVEIQGPAGVLEGPPVRFLLCSLTPDAALPLEHEPYRPRSWCAEPTVALAADDHGVLRGLLAEAAERGSLVWEGALDRSRVVLRRIETSPVSKRIQAVLDEAPIRPLAALDEHRPTLTAVVPLSEPGLQLEPIHRALKGVETFKEETFLTLVAAYARVYDLDEPLTSPRGLAIAHERLATLISGHHAVLLVLPEGRGKILRFRQGLDLAHLKGAPRNPTLRSLDLALLNSLVLRTVLGIREPEEAGHPHVFPVQSLEGLVQGVEAGLFQAGFALNPPPVWEVRAVMEAAATLPPRTLRVEPLPPAGLLFLDPEA; encoded by the coding sequence ATGGCTCGAGTCCTTCCGTTTCCCGCTCTCTTGTCCACGTTGGGCTCCCGTCTGGAAACGGATGGGGCCCCGTCCCGAGGGGTTCCTCATCCCTCGCATGTCCGGTCGCTGCTCGAGGCCCCGAATCCGGATGCCGAGCTGGGCCGCTGGCGCGCCTCGGGGGCCGTCCTCAAGGATCCGCGGCCCGCGTTGTATGTCGTGGAGATCCAAGGCCCCGCGGGGGTGTTGGAAGGACCTCCGGTCCGCTTCCTGCTGTGTTCGCTGACACCGGACGCCGCGCTCCCGCTCGAGCACGAGCCCTACCGCCCGCGCTCCTGGTGTGCGGAGCCCACCGTGGCCCTGGCCGCGGATGACCACGGCGTTCTGAGAGGCTTGCTGGCCGAGGCCGCCGAGCGCGGCAGTCTGGTGTGGGAGGGCGCGCTCGACCGCTCCCGCGTGGTGCTGCGGCGCATCGAGACGTCGCCGGTGTCCAAGCGCATCCAGGCGGTCCTCGACGAGGCGCCCATCCGTCCGCTGGCGGCGCTGGACGAGCACCGCCCGACGCTGACCGCGGTGGTGCCCCTGTCCGAGCCGGGCCTTCAGTTGGAGCCCATCCACCGGGCGCTCAAGGGCGTGGAGACCTTCAAGGAAGAGACGTTCCTCACCCTGGTGGCGGCCTACGCGCGCGTCTATGACCTGGATGAGCCGCTGACCTCTCCGCGCGGGCTGGCCATCGCGCACGAGCGGTTGGCCACGCTCATCTCCGGCCACCACGCGGTGCTGCTCGTGCTTCCGGAGGGGCGTGGGAAGATTCTCCGGTTCCGGCAAGGGTTGGATTTGGCACACCTGAAGGGTGCGCCACGCAACCCCACCTTGCGCAGCCTGGACCTGGCGTTGCTCAATTCACTGGTGCTGCGCACGGTGCTGGGCATCCGGGAGCCGGAGGAGGCAGGCCATCCGCATGTCTTCCCGGTTCAATCGCTCGAAGGGTTGGTCCAAGGGGTGGAGGCGGGACTCTTCCAGGCAGGCTTCGCGCTCAACCCCCCCCCGGTGTGGGAGGTGAGGGCAGTCATGGAAGCGGCGGCCACGCTGCCCCCTCGCACGTTGCGCGTTGAACCCCTGCCGCCCGCGGGCCTCCTGTTCCTGGATCCAGAAGCCTAA
- a CDS encoding Frizzy aggregation protein FrzB, translated as MMDDVSVRTDEEVDILFFEIGAHVYGVDASQVQRIERALPGDLVRPELGALHQGRRALVFDTPEGEAHLKVDVVQGVRPINIADLRRLPAAVTASSFAIGVVLEVAHPVLLIDLVETAKTQGRH; from the coding sequence ATGATGGACGATGTGTCGGTTCGCACCGATGAAGAGGTGGACATCCTCTTCTTCGAGATTGGCGCCCATGTCTATGGCGTGGACGCCTCGCAGGTGCAGCGCATCGAGCGGGCCCTGCCCGGCGATCTGGTCCGCCCCGAGCTGGGCGCGCTCCATCAGGGCCGCAGGGCCCTCGTCTTCGATACCCCCGAGGGGGAGGCCCACCTCAAGGTGGATGTCGTTCAGGGGGTGCGCCCCATCAACATCGCGGATCTGCGCCGGTTGCCCGCCGCCGTCACCGCGTCCTCCTTCGCCATTGGGGTGGTCCTGGAAGTGGCCCACCCTGTTCTCCTCATTGATTTGGTCGAAACCGCAAAGACTCAAGGAAGGCACTGA
- a CDS encoding methyl-accepting chemotaxis protein, which translates to MSLDTPNEKSVKPRAPKKAAAAKPPAKSNTPALKPLSDTLRSVLAGNLQARITPEIVSGELADVAILLNQVLERFSDSEHRKQVAAQEIDQALDSLIALVREGDLSRWTTTTEDPQLAPLLEGFGKVIETLRTFVREINEAALRLSSSANQVLAASTQHETSSTEQAAAIHETTATMEELKHASAQIAENAGAVARVAEETLGAARAGRGAIAEFIQAMQQIRSDGIAVADAITKLSKRVERIGTVVEVIDEIADRSDLLALNAALEGSRAGEAGKGFSIVAAEMRRLAENVLDSTKEIKSLITEIREATAAAGGAADASKVATESGEKLGSVAATAVEGILAGVQETSDAARVINLATQQQRTATEQVVASMAEIEDVTRQTTQASKQATGASAELTQLASRLAELIKRFKAD; encoded by the coding sequence ATGTCTCTGGACACCCCGAACGAGAAGTCCGTGAAGCCCCGCGCCCCGAAGAAGGCCGCGGCGGCCAAGCCCCCGGCCAAGTCCAACACCCCGGCCCTCAAGCCCCTGTCCGATACGCTCCGGTCGGTGCTTGCGGGAAATCTCCAGGCGCGCATCACCCCGGAGATCGTCAGCGGCGAGCTGGCCGATGTGGCCATCCTGCTCAACCAGGTGCTGGAGCGCTTCTCGGACTCCGAACACCGCAAGCAGGTGGCCGCGCAGGAGATCGACCAGGCCCTCGACTCGCTCATCGCCCTGGTGCGTGAAGGCGACCTGTCGCGCTGGACCACCACCACCGAGGACCCCCAGCTGGCGCCCCTGCTGGAGGGCTTTGGCAAGGTCATCGAGACGCTGCGCACCTTCGTGAGGGAGATCAACGAGGCGGCCCTGCGGCTGTCCTCCTCCGCCAACCAGGTGCTGGCCGCCTCCACGCAGCACGAGACGTCCTCCACCGAGCAGGCCGCGGCCATCCACGAGACGACCGCGACCATGGAGGAGCTCAAGCACGCCTCCGCGCAGATCGCCGAGAACGCGGGCGCGGTGGCCCGCGTGGCCGAGGAGACGCTCGGTGCCGCGCGCGCCGGCCGGGGCGCTATCGCCGAGTTCATCCAGGCCATGCAGCAGATTCGCAGCGATGGGATCGCCGTGGCCGACGCCATCACCAAGCTCTCCAAGCGCGTGGAGCGCATCGGCACCGTGGTGGAGGTGATCGACGAGATCGCCGACCGCTCGGACCTGCTGGCGCTCAACGCGGCGCTGGAAGGCAGCCGCGCGGGTGAAGCCGGCAAGGGCTTCTCCATCGTCGCCGCGGAGATGCGGCGCCTGGCGGAGAACGTTCTGGACTCCACCAAGGAGATCAAGAGCCTCATCACCGAGATCCGCGAGGCCACGGCCGCCGCGGGCGGCGCGGCGGATGCCTCCAAGGTGGCCACCGAGTCCGGCGAGAAGCTGGGCTCCGTGGCGGCCACCGCCGTCGAGGGCATCCTCGCGGGTGTCCAAGAGACCAGCGACGCGGCGCGTGTCATCAATCTGGCCACGCAGCAGCAGCGCACCGCCACCGAGCAGGTGGTGGCCTCCATGGCCGAGATCGAGGACGTCACCCGCCAGACGACGCAGGCCTCCAAGCAGGCCACGGGCGCCTCTGCAGAACTGACGCAGCTGGCCAGCCGGCTGGCGGAACTCATCAAGCGATTCAAGGCTGACTAA